The DNA region CCCGGTCCAGGGCTTGGGCTGTGTTTGGTAGCGGGTCTCCCAGTAGGTTGCGGCTTCATTGGGGTCCGGCTGGGGTGGGGTGGAGGTAATCATGACAGTGCTCCTGTGCGGGAAAAAGGAGAGTCGCATTGGTTTCACGCAACTTGGATTGTTGCATGACGTTGCGATGCTGTCAACGGGTGGCCGACTCAACACACTGCCCCCTAGATTCCCTCCCCCAGCGTCTCCATCAATTCCAGTGCATACCGCACCCCCGTCTCGAAGTCACGGCGCAAAATATCTTCATTCGGGGCATGGAGGCGCCCCCCCTCGTTGCCGATGGCCAGAGCGATCACAGGCGCACCGACGTGGTGCATGAAGGGAGACAATCGGGCCGCTGGCAGAACTGCTGGGGTGTACGATGGCATCTTTGCCATAAACCTCCCTCGCCACCTGCAGGGCAGTCTGCACGAAGGGGTCACTCAGGTCGCTGCGGGCCGGGTGCTGGTGGGTTGCCGGCTCGACGATCTCCACGTCCTCCAGGCCTTGGGCGTTCAAATGAGCGCGCAGGAGTTCCACGATTCGCTCGGGGTGCTGATCCGGCACCAGTCGAATGTCAATCTTGACGAAACTCTCGGCAGGCAACACCGTCTTGCTGCCTGCCTCAGCGTAGCCACCGTGAAAACCATTGACGTTCAAAATGGGCATCAGATTGGTGCAGGTGTTGAACTCCTCCGGCGCTCCCAGGCGGCGCGTGACCGCGTAAGCATCGTAGAGGGACTCGCCCTGACCGGGAATGTTGGCAATAGCCTCGCGGTCGACATCGGATACGGGACGGACGTCGTGGAAGCCGGGAATGGTCACGCGCCCAGTTTCGTCGCGCAGGCTCGCTAGGGCTTTGGCCAGGCGCCACAGTGGATTGTCCACCACCGCCCCGGTGCTGCTGTGCAGGTCGCTGGCTGGCCGCCACCCGGCAGCGCAGCTATAGGCCCACCACATCCTTGACGCCCGCGTACAGGATGGGCTGGCCCTCAGCGCGTCTTCAGGCTGGTCGTACTTCACAAACCGTCTGGACGGTTGGTATATTTAAGCCATGGCGAAACGACAACCACCCGAACTCACCCGAACCACCCTGCTCCAGGCGGCCACCCGCGTCATCCGCACGCACGGTGCCACCCTCTCGCTCGACGCCGTCGCCCGGGAAGCTGGCATCAGCAAAGGGGGGCTCCTCCATCACTACCCCACCAAAGACCACCTGCTCACCGCACTGGCGCATGCCCTGGTCGATCAGTTCCGCGATGAGCTCCGTGCAGCGCACGCCAGCGAAATCGCCACCCACGGCGACACTCCCGGCGCCTGGCTGCGTGCCTACATCCATGTGTCCTTCACGCCTGCCCAGGACACCGAACTCCTCAGCACCGCCCTTGCCCCAATCGCCACCCTCCCTGACTTGCTCCCCGACCTACAGGCCGCACAGGCCTTCCTCATCACCGATGCCCAGGCCGATGGCCTCCCTCCAGGGCGCGCCCACGCCATCCGGCTGGCCTGCGATGGCCTCTGGACTGGACATCACCTCGGTCTCCCAGATCTGACCAATGAACAACGCGCCGCCCTGAAAGAGGAACTCCTGTCGTGGACCCGGCCCTGAGCCTCCCCACCACCCCGGGCCTGACCGCCCAGCACCCTGATCCAGGGCCAGGCTGGCAACGCCGCTTCTGGGCGATTTTCGGCGGCCAGGCGCTGTCCTTGATCGGCAGTGCCTTGACGCAATTTGTGCTGATGTGGTGGATCACCGACACCACTGGGAGCGCCGGTGCGCTCGCCACCGCCGGTCTGGCCGCCCTGCTCCCCCAAGCGCTGCTGGGCCCACTGGGCGGCACGCTCGCCGACCGCTACAGCCGCCGCGCCCTGATGATCGGCGCCGATACCATCAGCGCCCTGTGCATGATCGTCCTCATCACCCTGTTCCTCACCGGGCGGGTCGAGTTGTGGCACGTGTACACCATGATGTTCATTCGCAGCGCCATGCAGGCGTTCCAGGGCCCTGCCGCCGCAGCCAGCACCGCCCTGCTGGTGTCGGTCAGCTTTCTGCCCCGCGCGGCCGGGCTGAACCAGACCCTCACGGGCCTCATGACCGTCGCTGCCGCCCCCCTTGGCGCTCTGGCCATTGGCATCATGCCGCTCGGATGGGCATTGAGCATCGACGTCGCCACTGCCCTGCTCGGCATTGTGCCGCTGTTACTGTACCGCCTCCCGCAGATCCAGTTGACCGAGGCACAGCGAACCGGGGTCTGGGCGGAATTCCGCGAAGGCGTCACTCTGGTCTGGCGCCATCCAGGACTACGCCGCCTGTACCTGCTGCTGGGCGCCATCGTTCTCGCCATCTTGCCCTCGTTCACCCTGGTTCCCCTGCTGGTCAAAACGCACTTCGGCGGGGGCGCCGGCGACGTTGCCCTCATGGAAGGCCTGACCGGCGTCGCCATGATGGTCGGCGGCCTGATCGTCACTGTTCTGGCGCCCAAACGCCAGATGCTCTGGATCCTGCTTGGCTTCGCTGCGTCCTGCCTTGCCCTCGCCCTCACCGCGCTGGCCCCAAGCGGAATGTTCCCCCTCGCCGTGGGGTGGTGGATGCTCAGTGGCCTGACCTTCATCCTCGGCAACGCTCCCCTCACCGCGCTGCTGCAGGCCACGATCCCCAACCACCTGCAAGGCCGTGTGCTCTCGCTGCTCGCCACCGTGATGGGTCTGGCAGGCCCGGTCGGCCTTGCCCTCGCTGGGCCGCTTGGCGAGTTGCTGGGCATCCGCTGGCTGTTCGTCTTGCAGGGCCTGCTCGGTGTCGCCTTCAGTCTCGCCGGCTTCTTCTCCCCTGCCCTCCGCCAATTCGCTGCGCCCGCTCAGAAACCGCCGCAGTGAAGACTGGGCTTCCTCGCCGGTGCCTTCAATATCGTCCCTTATCTGGGGGTGATCATCGCCCTCATCCCTGCGCTCCTGCTGGCCGCTCCCCTGGGAATCGTCAAGCTCGCTCTGGTGGTCCTGGTCTTCATCGCGGCGAACCAGGTGGAGGGGCAGTTCCTCAGCCCGCTGGTGCTGGCCCGCCAAACTGATCTGCACCCAGCCACCGTGCTGCTGAGCATCTTGTCCGGCGTGGCCCTGGTAGGAGTCATGGGCGCATTGCTGGCCGTGCCGTTGATGGCGCTCGCCAAGCGCCTGATGGAGGCGTACTACTACCCCAGTCGCCTCTACCAACGCTCACCCTGATTCGAAGGTCGACGGCCTCCGTTCAAATGCGCCCATGACCCTGGCAGGTCGTCGACAGCGGACCGCATGGAAGCGTAAAGAGTGCGGCAGGCCGCCTGACCTTCAGGCGGCCTGCTGGAGTAATCGACCGCTGGAAGTTAAGTTGCCAGAACCGGTGCGCCAGTGAAAGTGTTCGGCATTTCCATTCTTGATCTCTTGCGGTGCTGCGCAGCGCCGGCCTATTTTTGGTTGATGACCCTTCCCCCAGTCATCTTCAGCCTCAGCGAGCGCTTGAAAGAGGTCCCTGGTGTCATCGGGATTGTGCTGGGTGGCTCCCAGGCGACAGGCACCGCCACGCCCACCTCAGACATCGATCTGGGCCTGATCTACGATGGGCACGCCCCATTTGACCTCGCCGCCCTGTCACACCTGTGTGCTGAGTTGGACGACGCTGGCAGCGCCCAGCCTTCCGCGCTTGGTGGCTGGGGGCCCTGGGTGGATGGTGGGGCCTGGCTGACCGTGCAGGGGCAGCGCGTGGACTTCATCTACCGTGACCTGCGCCGCATCGAACAAAGCGTTCAGGACGCGCTCGCAGGACGGGTGCAGCTCTTCGCGCAGGTTGGACACCCGCATGGCATCCACGCTCACCACTACGCAGCTGAGCTGGCGAACGCCGTGTTGCTGCATGACCCTCAGGAAGCGCTGGCTGACCTGAAAAAGCGGATCACACCCTACCCACCTGCACTGGCGGCAGCGTTGCAGACGCATTATGGCTGGC from Deinococcus humi includes:
- a CDS encoding peptidase dimerization domain-containing protein encodes the protein MWWAYSCAAGWRPASDLHSSTGAVVDNPLWRLAKALASLRDETGRVTIPGFHDVRPVSDVDREAIANIPGQGESLYDAYAVTRRLGAPEEFNTCTNLMPILNVNGFHGGYAEAGSKTVLPAESFVKIDIRLVPDQHPERIVELLRAHLNAQGLEDVEIVEPATHQHPARSDLSDPFVQTALQVAREVYGKDAIVHPSSSASGPIVSLHAPRRCACDRSGHRQRGGAPPCPE
- a CDS encoding TetR/AcrR family transcriptional regulator produces the protein MAKRQPPELTRTTLLQAATRVIRTHGATLSLDAVAREAGISKGGLLHHYPTKDHLLTALAHALVDQFRDELRAAHASEIATHGDTPGAWLRAYIHVSFTPAQDTELLSTALAPIATLPDLLPDLQAAQAFLITDAQADGLPPGRAHAIRLACDGLWTGHHLGLPDLTNEQRAALKEELLSWTRP
- a CDS encoding AI-2E family transporter, producing MGFLAGAFNIVPYLGVIIALIPALLLAAPLGIVKLALVVLVFIAANQVEGQFLSPLVLARQTDLHPATVLLSILSGVALVGVMGALLAVPLMALAKRLMEAYYYPSRLYQRSP
- a CDS encoding nucleotidyltransferase domain-containing protein; the encoded protein is MTLPPVIFSLSERLKEVPGVIGIVLGGSQATGTATPTSDIDLGLIYDGHAPFDLAALSHLCAELDDAGSAQPSALGGWGPWVDGGAWLTVQGQRVDFIYRDLRRIEQSVQDALAGRVQLFAQVGHPHGIHAHHYAAELANAVLLHDPQEALADLKKRITPYPPALAAALQTHYGWQKNFWLDGAVKGASRGDVHYVQGCLYQSVMAWVQERCAAGGRWLLNEKGALAQATAQPGAPAELEARVTAALNAQDIAGLRRLFEEY
- a CDS encoding MFS transporter, yielding MDPALSLPTTPGLTAQHPDPGPGWQRRFWAIFGGQALSLIGSALTQFVLMWWITDTTGSAGALATAGLAALLPQALLGPLGGTLADRYSRRALMIGADTISALCMIVLITLFLTGRVELWHVYTMMFIRSAMQAFQGPAAAASTALLVSVSFLPRAAGLNQTLTGLMTVAAAPLGALAIGIMPLGWALSIDVATALLGIVPLLLYRLPQIQLTEAQRTGVWAEFREGVTLVWRHPGLRRLYLLLGAIVLAILPSFTLVPLLVKTHFGGGAGDVALMEGLTGVAMMVGGLIVTVLAPKRQMLWILLGFAASCLALALTALAPSGMFPLAVGWWMLSGLTFILGNAPLTALLQATIPNHLQGRVLSLLATVMGLAGPVGLALAGPLGELLGIRWLFVLQGLLGVAFSLAGFFSPALRQFAAPAQKPPQ